A region from the Niabella agricola genome encodes:
- a CDS encoding 3'-5' exonuclease — protein sequence MLQLTKPLAFIDLETTGVNLGSDRIVEIAIVKILPDGTRNVKRKLINPEMPIPKANTDIHGITDEMVKDAPTFAQVAQELKQVLDGCDIAGYNSNRFDVPLLVEEFLRVGVDFDMRGRRLVDVQNIFHKMEQRTLAAAYRFYCDKVLDGAHSAEADASATHEVLMAQIARYPELGTSVESINKTIGEEVIVDFARRFVMDNGVEVFNFGKYKGKAVADVLKAEPQYYDWMMKGDFPQHTKQKLTEIFTRSKLKKN from the coding sequence ATGTTACAACTTACCAAGCCCCTTGCTTTTATTGACCTGGAGACCACAGGAGTGAACCTGGGTTCCGACCGCATCGTAGAAATTGCCATTGTAAAAATACTGCCCGACGGAACGCGGAATGTAAAGAGAAAGCTGATCAATCCGGAAATGCCCATTCCCAAAGCAAATACGGACATACACGGGATTACAGACGAAATGGTGAAGGATGCGCCTACATTTGCGCAGGTGGCGCAGGAATTGAAACAGGTGCTGGATGGTTGTGATATTGCGGGCTACAACTCTAACCGTTTTGATGTGCCGCTGCTGGTAGAGGAATTCTTACGGGTTGGGGTGGATTTTGATATGCGTGGGCGCCGGTTGGTGGATGTACAGAATATCTTCCACAAAATGGAACAACGCACGCTGGCTGCTGCCTACCGGTTTTATTGCGATAAGGTTCTGGATGGTGCGCATTCTGCAGAGGCAGATGCTTCTGCCACACATGAAGTGCTGATGGCTCAAATTGCCCGGTACCCGGAATTAGGCACCTCTGTAGAGTCGATCAATAAAACTATTGGTGAAGAAGTGATCGTGGATTTTGCCCGCCGGTTTGTTATGGACAATGGTGTAGAGGTGTTTAACTTTGGAAAATATAAAGGGAAAGCTGTTGCAGATGTTCTGAAGGCAGAGCCTCAATATTACGATTGGATGATGAAGGGAGATTTTCCGCAGCACACCAAACAAAAACTGACGGAGATCTTTACGCGCAGCAAGCTAAAAAAGAACTAG